The Pyrococcus kukulkanii genome contains a region encoding:
- the cas8a1 gene encoding type I-B CRISPR-associated protein Cas8b1/Cst1, translating into MQSTKTLDEFLGKGSPNFPTFEWTGHPFVDAGLIAILLLSKKSRPQDLTWDDIQKAVEFASELYARKEWSSGYIHAMVLPNSGILMANPSMSKNRTSEKIKENLLSLLKEKEDKSAPMCEICGRRHARSKPVYRSDFPLVGTGGVPNYFPSGKDGANICSHCLFLAQFMPLIAYRMQRLLIIHTNPPEFMLRFHEEALNDVRKTQLASNARGFRRPENFLFEKLMEIGRDLELGKLDGVSITLYYFVSNNQGQEIDIIYIPNPVLRFIAFAGPEFRKIANMGWAKGCTRRRSEEEVVRECRNEVYRRLLENESILPYFVDVQNRRVNSSWRLLEFYCLEVLSLEKDALEFVRDVADRIVETLEKLPDNKLARRVRELERADKLYQFEAFFIRIEKDRQELGIPKALITFDEFATLLTSYGEDLNVSWRTVKHLILFRIYEKLHDKLMKVKEEEKEVEEE; encoded by the coding sequence GTGCAGAGTACGAAAACGTTGGATGAATTCTTGGGTAAAGGATCTCCCAACTTCCCTACTTTTGAATGGACTGGGCACCCCTTTGTCGACGCGGGACTTATAGCAATCCTCTTACTTTCAAAGAAGTCGAGGCCCCAGGATTTAACCTGGGATGATATCCAAAAGGCCGTCGAGTTTGCATCTGAGCTCTATGCAAGAAAAGAATGGAGCTCTGGTTATATCCATGCAATGGTTCTCCCAAACAGTGGAATTTTGATGGCGAATCCAAGCATGTCTAAGAACAGAACGTCTGAAAAGATAAAAGAGAACTTATTATCCCTTCTAAAAGAAAAGGAAGATAAATCCGCTCCAATGTGCGAAATCTGTGGGCGGAGACATGCACGCTCCAAGCCAGTATACCGCTCAGATTTTCCCCTTGTGGGAACCGGAGGAGTGCCGAACTACTTTCCATCCGGCAAGGACGGGGCCAACATATGTTCTCACTGCCTCTTTTTGGCTCAATTCATGCCCTTAATCGCATACAGAATGCAAAGACTTTTGATAATTCACACGAATCCTCCGGAGTTCATGCTTAGATTTCACGAGGAAGCCTTAAATGATGTCAGGAAAACTCAGCTTGCTTCAAATGCCAGGGGCTTTAGGAGGCCTGAAAACTTCTTGTTTGAAAAGCTTATGGAGATAGGCAGGGATCTCGAGCTTGGCAAACTTGATGGTGTTTCTATCACCCTGTATTACTTCGTAAGCAACAATCAGGGGCAGGAAATAGACATAATATACATCCCAAACCCCGTCCTGAGGTTCATAGCCTTTGCGGGCCCCGAATTCAGGAAGATTGCGAATATGGGCTGGGCCAAAGGATGCACTAGGAGAAGAAGTGAAGAGGAGGTAGTTAGGGAATGCAGGAACGAAGTTTACCGCAGACTATTAGAAAATGAGTCCATACTCCCCTATTTTGTGGACGTCCAGAATAGAAGGGTGAACTCAAGCTGGAGGCTTCTAGAGTTTTACTGTCTGGAGGTGTTGAGTTTGGAAAAAGATGCGTTAGAGTTCGTTAGGGATGTTGCCGATAGGATAGTTGAGACCCTAGAAAAGTTGCCGGACAACAAGCTTGCTAGAAGGGTTAGGGAGCTCGAAAGGGCTGATAAGCTCTACCAGTTTGAGGCTTTCTTCATTAGGATAGAAAAAGATAGGCAGGAGCTTGGCATACCTAAGGCCTTAATTACCTTTGATGAATTTGCAACTCTCCTCACGAGCTATGGTGAAGACCTAAACGTTTCTTGGAGGACTGTCAAGCATCTGATCTTGTTTAGGATTTATGAAA
- the cas6 gene encoding CRISPR-associated endoribonuclease Cas6: MRFLIKLKPEREKFKVPYNHQYYLQGLIYNRIKLANPRLSTFLHETKGPKLFTYSLFMAEKRSHPRDLPYFLGGKRGFFYFSTCIPEIAEAFITGLFKNPEIELWGEKFYLEEVKTLKEPKKLSGLTFITLSPVAVTTVKDGRRVDLSPLEEEFYTAIEENLKDKYVMINGDKPPDDFDIEILVAKPKRFMIKPGIYQMAWHLVFKAYGDDELIKVGYVVGFGEKNSLGFGMVKVEGGKRVSGGVKGRTYESDVYPGGRSEDSRVKESVY, from the coding sequence ATGAGGTTCTTGATAAAACTGAAACCAGAGAGGGAAAAATTCAAGGTTCCGTACAATCATCAATACTACCTTCAAGGGTTGATATATAATAGGATAAAGCTAGCCAATCCAAGGTTAAGCACCTTCCTGCACGAAACTAAAGGTCCAAAGCTGTTTACTTACTCCCTGTTTATGGCCGAAAAGAGAAGCCATCCAAGGGATCTACCGTACTTCCTGGGTGGGAAGAGAGGATTCTTCTACTTCTCAACCTGCATTCCCGAAATCGCGGAGGCCTTCATTACTGGCTTATTTAAGAATCCAGAGATAGAGCTGTGGGGTGAGAAGTTCTACCTCGAGGAGGTTAAAACGCTTAAGGAACCAAAAAAGCTCAGCGGACTGACATTCATAACCCTCTCCCCCGTTGCCGTTACGACGGTGAAAGATGGGAGGAGGGTGGATCTGTCTCCTCTAGAGGAGGAGTTCTACACCGCAATAGAGGAGAACCTCAAGGACAAGTACGTTATGATCAATGGAGACAAACCCCCTGATGACTTTGACATTGAGATATTGGTTGCAAAACCAAAGAGATTCATGATAAAACCTGGAATTTATCAGATGGCGTGGCACTTAGTTTTCAAGGCCTATGGAGATGATGAACTGATTAAAGTTGGCTATGTCGTTGGCTTTGGAGAAAAGAACTCCCTCGGCTTTGGGATGGTTAAAGTCGAGGGTGGTAAACGTGTATCGGGCGGAGTTAAAGGGAGGACCTATGAATCAGATGTTTATCCTGGAGGTAGGTCTGAAGATAGCAGGGTTAAGGAGAGTGTTTACTGA